In Acidobacteriota bacterium, the following proteins share a genomic window:
- a CDS encoding DUF2271 domain-containing protein → MRKLFFVVLCLALLSLNEGVARRSQARAVWRTSQFENVLGTSLELKFAVTSEPAAERAEAAALSEFDRVGKILSGYDPSSEFNRWMKTSGEAVRVSPELFEVLSLFEQWRFRTHGALDPAAQVVSRLWKNAAAQQRVPTSAELQAAVAEIRQPHYRLDAATQTATRLSDAPLILNSFAKSYIVNRAADAALAAAKLDGIVVNSGGDLVVRGALAESVNITDPKADAENDEPLTRLQVRNRAVATSGNYRRGVEINGHWYSHLVDPRTAQPVDHVISATVVAPNATDAGALATSFCVLQPEESLKLAASMPGVECLLITKDGRRIESKGWHALEVPMVKPAATAAVAPAVQAWDQSMELVVNFELARIEDMRYRRPYVAVWIEDKDRFPVRTLALWYQKPRWLPDLKGWSKGDRLRSMAEGTDLASSVSSATRPPGKYTLKWDGKDNQGKLVKPGRYTVYIEAAREHGTYQLLRQDMDFNGAAKSFNLPGNTEIASASVEYKKKSR, encoded by the coding sequence ATGAGAAAACTATTTTTTGTCGTACTTTGTCTGGCTTTGCTGAGTTTGAATGAAGGTGTTGCCCGGCGGTCGCAAGCGCGAGCCGTCTGGCGCACTTCACAATTTGAAAACGTGTTGGGAACCTCGCTCGAACTGAAATTTGCCGTCACATCCGAACCGGCTGCGGAGCGCGCCGAAGCCGCCGCATTGTCGGAGTTTGATCGCGTCGGCAAGATCCTGAGCGGATACGATCCATCCAGCGAATTCAATCGTTGGATGAAAACCTCCGGCGAAGCTGTCCGCGTGTCGCCGGAATTGTTTGAGGTTCTGAGTTTGTTTGAACAATGGCGATTTCGAACGCACGGTGCGCTTGACCCCGCGGCGCAGGTGGTTTCGCGGTTGTGGAAAAACGCCGCCGCGCAACAGCGCGTGCCGACTTCGGCGGAGTTGCAGGCGGCGGTTGCTGAAATTCGGCAACCGCATTACCGCCTGGATGCTGCAACACAAACCGCGACTCGATTGAGCGATGCGCCGCTGATCCTGAATTCCTTCGCCAAAAGTTACATTGTCAATCGCGCCGCCGATGCTGCGTTGGCGGCGGCAAAACTGGATGGCATCGTCGTCAACAGCGGAGGCGATCTGGTGGTGCGCGGCGCGCTCGCGGAATCCGTGAACATCACCGATCCGAAGGCCGATGCGGAAAACGATGAACCGTTAACTCGCCTGCAGGTTCGCAATCGAGCCGTTGCCACCAGCGGCAATTACCGCCGAGGCGTCGAAATCAACGGGCACTGGTATTCGCATCTGGTTGACCCGCGCACGGCGCAGCCGGTGGATCACGTCATCAGCGCGACGGTCGTTGCGCCAAACGCCACAGATGCGGGCGCGCTGGCGACTTCGTTTTGCGTGCTGCAACCGGAAGAAAGCCTGAAGCTGGCGGCTTCCATGCCGGGCGTCGAATGCCTGTTGATTACCAAAGACGGGCGACGCATCGAAAGCAAAGGCTGGCATGCATTGGAAGTGCCGATGGTAAAACCTGCGGCGACTGCTGCTGTTGCTCCGGCCGTGCAAGCCTGGGATCAATCCATGGAATTGGTCGTCAATTTTGAGTTGGCGCGCATTGAAGATATGCGCTACAGGCGACCTTACGTTGCCGTGTGGATTGAAGACAAAGACCGGTTTCCCGTTCGCACCCTGGCGCTGTGGTACCAGAAACCGCGCTGGTTGCCGGATTTGAAAGGCTGGTCCAAAGGCGACCGGTTGCGTTCGATGGCCGAAGGGACGGATTTGGCCAGTTCCGTTTCGAGCGCAACGCGCCCGCCGGGCAAATACACCCTGAAATGGGACGGCAAAGACAACCAGGGCAAACTGGTCAAACCCGGCAGATACACCGTGTATATCGAAGCCGCGCGTGAACACGGGACATACCAATTGTTGCGGCAGGATATGGATTTCAACGGCGCAGCCAAATCGTTCAATTTGCCGGGGAATACCGAAATCGCTTCCGCATCGGTGGAATACAAGAAAAAGAGTCGTTGA
- a CDS encoding S41 family peptidase: MRKQLQRVSLFFVAISLTIGLVSLRTHAVTEGRLAEEKLARDYVQAMELVRENYVAEVEYETLTNAAISGMLRVLDPHSSFYDRKAFDEMRMEQRSQYFGIGASIQSRLRGVYIMETFKDTPAARAGLRYGDEIIKVDGESTENWNSDKVRDHLRGELGSEVKITVLREGSSQPVTVTLERAAVDLPAISGYYMLKPGIGYIALSRGFHSTTSDELTAAINLLKDQGMIQLILDLRGNPGGFLDQAIRVGDKFLQRGQTVVSVRSREGKAGDRDWLAESGAPEMFPMVVMIDDGTASASEIVAGAIQDHDRALIVGEPSFGKGLVQTIYPLSGGTGLTLTTARYYTPSGRLIQRDYSNGSVYEYHFRRTANGDAKPEDKTKSQMRRTDLGRPVYGGGGIEPDVKIEEPKISNEQGVIWTTGLFQFVRQLMAGEVGVAANFKRSGIEFDHQPQLQEFTVTDEILKAYREFMADFVAKNQDYGLTMKMVDEHLEWSRSKIREEVLLAAYGVDMQKRMMADEDVQLQRAITEINNSAQLAEKARRLTKASRK, encoded by the coding sequence GTGAGAAAACAACTTCAACGTGTTTCACTCTTTTTCGTTGCCATCAGCTTGACCATCGGTTTGGTTTCGTTGCGGACCCATGCCGTGACGGAAGGCCGTTTGGCGGAAGAGAAACTTGCGCGCGATTATGTTCAGGCCATGGAACTCGTGCGGGAAAATTACGTTGCCGAAGTTGAATATGAAACACTGACCAATGCCGCCATTTCCGGAATGTTGCGAGTGCTCGATCCGCATTCCAGCTTTTACGACCGCAAAGCCTTCGATGAGATGCGAATGGAACAGCGCAGCCAGTATTTCGGCATCGGCGCTTCCATTCAGTCACGGCTTCGCGGCGTGTACATCATGGAAACCTTCAAAGACACGCCCGCCGCGCGCGCAGGGCTACGGTACGGCGACGAGATCATCAAAGTAGATGGCGAAAGCACGGAGAATTGGAATTCCGACAAAGTCCGCGACCATCTGCGGGGTGAACTTGGAAGCGAAGTCAAAATCACCGTTTTGCGCGAAGGATCGTCTCAACCTGTGACCGTTACGCTGGAACGCGCGGCTGTAGACCTGCCAGCCATCTCTGGCTACTACATGCTCAAGCCCGGCATCGGATACATCGCTTTGTCTCGCGGGTTCCATTCCACGACCAGCGATGAACTGACGGCCGCCATCAATTTGTTGAAGGATCAGGGAATGATCCAGTTAATTCTGGATTTGCGCGGCAATCCCGGCGGCTTTCTGGATCAGGCAATCCGCGTCGGCGATAAGTTTCTGCAACGCGGGCAGACTGTGGTTTCCGTGCGCAGCCGCGAAGGCAAGGCGGGCGACAGAGACTGGCTGGCCGAATCCGGCGCGCCGGAAATGTTCCCGATGGTGGTCATGATTGACGACGGTACTGCGTCGGCTTCGGAAATCGTCGCCGGAGCCATTCAGGATCACGACCGCGCCTTGATCGTCGGCGAACCCAGTTTTGGCAAAGGCCTGGTGCAAACAATTTACCCGCTTTCCGGAGGCACGGGGTTGACGTTGACCACCGCGCGTTACTACACGCCGAGCGGGCGGTTGATTCAGCGTGATTATTCCAACGGGTCGGTGTACGAATATCATTTCCGCCGAACGGCCAACGGCGATGCAAAACCAGAAGACAAGACCAAAAGCCAGATGCGCCGAACAGATCTCGGTCGCCCGGTTTACGGCGGTGGAGGCATCGAACCTGACGTCAAGATCGAAGAGCCGAAAATTTCCAATGAACAAGGCGTCATCTGGACGACCGGATTGTTTCAGTTTGTCCGCCAGTTGATGGCTGGCGAAGTCGGTGTTGCTGCCAACTTCAAACGCAGCGGCATTGAGTTCGATCATCAACCGCAACTGCAAGAGTTCACTGTCACGGATGAAATCCTGAAAGCATATCGAGAATTCATGGCGGATTTCGTCGCCAAAAATCAGGATTACGGGTTGACGATGAAAATGGTGGACGAACATCTGGAATGGTCGCGCAGCAAAATCCGTGAAGAGGTTTTGTTAGCTGCTTATGGCGTTGATATGCAGAAGCGAATGATGGCGGATGAGGACGTGCAGCTTCAGCGCGCTATCACTGAAATCAACAATTCTGCGCAATTGGCCGAAAAAGCGCGGCGACTGACCAAAGCTTCGAGGAAGTAA
- a CDS encoding PD40 domain-containing protein, translating to MTKPTLTLLLVVALSGLCLAQTEATLFQKPTVNQTQIVFAYAGDLWSVPRSGGEAKRLTTGIGTETDPIFSPDGTQIAFTGEYDGNTDVYVMPAAGGIPKRLTYHPSADVVAGWTPDGKRILFSSSRESYAGFLRLFTVSIEGGGLPEELPLPSGERGAFSPNGSQIAYEPLNQWQPEWKRYHGGQQDVIWIAKLSDSSIEKLPRKGGNDRYPMWVGDKIYFLSDRDERYALYSYDVKSKRVDLLVKDGVMDIKSASAWAGDAKSSPVIAYEQFGTIHLYDLKTNKAQKVNIHVAADQLAMRPRFEKVGSRIFNSHISPTGARAVFEARGEIITVPAEKGDPRNLTNTPGVMERDPAWSPDGKWIAYFSEESGEYALHLRDQKGEGDVKKFALPPTFYLSPTWSPDSKKIALNDKKLQLWYLEIDKGQPVKVDSNPIGNNDDVLDPVWSPDSKWVTYTKQLPNLLRAVFVYSLETGKATQITDGMSDARYPTFDRSGKYIYFTASTNLGPSISFADLSGIANQPTRSVYAVVLRSDIPSPLAPESDEEKVADEKKEGEKGGQADAAKEGEKKPDAAQAPAAGAAKPPVKKEEPTRIDLDGIDQRIIALPIPARNYRGLIAGKANLVYILEQGAPAVGQPGFTVQKYDLEKRKLDKAIDGVTAFEISANGEKALYRQGFGNWVIGATATLGAPAPPGSPTAPHVLKTSDMEVRVDPQIEWRQMYNEVWRNERDFFYDKNLHGLNLEEMKKRYAPYVEAVAHRSDLTYLFTEMLNQLTVGHMFIGGGDQQRPNFVPGGLLGADFKIENGRYRFAKVFNGENWNPQLRAPLTQPGVNVKEGEYLLAVGGRELRATDNVFSFFESKANKQVLIKVGPNADGTGSREVTVVPVASEQGLRNLAWIEGNRRKVDQLSGGKLAYVYMPNTGGGGYDSFNRYFFSQTNKNGVLIDERFNSGGLLADYVVQILGRQQLSNIHYREGSQDVPVPAGGIYGPKAMLINEMAGSGGDAMPWYFKKSKLGPLVGKRTWGGLIAAFGAPPLMDGGGHTAPDAAIYGLDGEWEVENAGVGPDIEVEFDPAAWRQGRDPQLERAVEYLLDELKKNPPKQYKLPEFPNYHKNAVPMPAGQSAKGNQK from the coding sequence ATGACCAAGCCGACCTTGACGCTGCTTCTTGTCGTGGCTTTGTCCGGCCTTTGCCTGGCACAAACCGAAGCCACTCTGTTTCAAAAACCAACTGTGAATCAAACCCAAATTGTTTTTGCCTACGCAGGCGATTTGTGGAGCGTGCCGCGTTCAGGCGGCGAGGCCAAACGGTTGACGACCGGAATTGGCACGGAAACCGATCCCATCTTTTCGCCGGACGGAACGCAGATCGCCTTCACTGGGGAATACGACGGCAACACGGATGTGTATGTCATGCCTGCTGCGGGCGGAATTCCGAAGCGACTGACTTATCATCCGAGCGCCGACGTGGTTGCGGGGTGGACGCCGGACGGCAAGCGCATCTTATTTAGTTCCTCGCGCGAAAGTTACGCGGGATTTTTGCGATTGTTCACCGTCAGCATTGAAGGAGGTGGTTTGCCGGAAGAACTTCCGCTGCCATCGGGCGAACGCGGCGCGTTTTCGCCGAACGGTTCGCAAATCGCGTATGAGCCATTGAATCAATGGCAGCCCGAATGGAAGCGGTATCACGGTGGACAACAGGATGTCATCTGGATCGCCAAGCTTTCCGATTCTTCCATCGAAAAACTCCCGCGCAAAGGCGGAAATGACCGGTACCCGATGTGGGTCGGCGACAAGATTTATTTCCTTTCCGACCGTGACGAACGTTACGCGTTGTACAGTTACGACGTGAAATCAAAACGCGTTGACCTGCTGGTCAAAGACGGCGTGATGGACATCAAATCGGCTTCCGCGTGGGCGGGCGATGCCAAATCTTCACCGGTAATCGCGTACGAACAATTTGGCACGATTCACCTGTATGACCTCAAAACCAACAAAGCCCAAAAAGTAAACATTCACGTGGCCGCGGATCAACTCGCCATGCGTCCGCGCTTTGAAAAAGTTGGCTCACGCATTTTCAACTCACACATTTCGCCAACCGGCGCTCGCGCAGTGTTTGAAGCGCGCGGCGAAATCATTACTGTGCCTGCCGAAAAAGGCGATCCGCGAAATTTGACGAACACGCCGGGCGTGATGGAACGCGATCCGGCCTGGTCGCCTGACGGCAAATGGATAGCCTATTTCAGCGAAGAATCCGGCGAATACGCGCTGCACCTGCGCGACCAAAAAGGCGAAGGCGATGTCAAAAAGTTTGCCTTGCCGCCGACGTTTTATCTTTCACCGACCTGGTCGCCTGACAGCAAAAAGATTGCCCTGAACGACAAAAAACTTCAGCTTTGGTATCTGGAAATAGACAAAGGACAGCCGGTCAAAGTGGACAGCAACCCCATCGGCAATAACGATGACGTGTTAGACCCGGTTTGGTCACCGGACAGCAAATGGGTGACTTACACCAAACAACTCCCAAATCTATTGCGCGCCGTGTTTGTGTATTCGCTGGAAACAGGGAAAGCGACGCAAATCACGGACGGCATGAGCGATGCCCGCTATCCGACATTTGATCGTAGCGGCAAATACATTTACTTCACGGCCAGCACGAATCTTGGCCCCAGCATCAGCTTCGCCGACCTGTCCGGCATCGCGAATCAGCCCACGCGAAGCGTTTATGCAGTGGTACTTCGCAGCGACATTCCTTCGCCGCTCGCTCCGGAAAGTGATGAGGAGAAGGTTGCGGACGAGAAGAAGGAAGGGGAGAAAGGGGGACAGGCAGACGCGGCGAAAGAGGGCGAGAAGAAGCCGGATGCCGCACAAGCTCCCGCGGCTGGCGCTGCCAAACCGCCTGTAAAGAAAGAAGAACCGACACGCATTGACCTGGACGGAATTGATCAACGCATCATCGCATTGCCGATTCCCGCGCGGAACTACCGAGGTTTAATCGCGGGCAAAGCGAACCTGGTTTACATCCTGGAGCAGGGAGCTCCTGCCGTCGGTCAACCCGGTTTCACAGTGCAAAAATACGATCTGGAAAAACGCAAGCTGGACAAAGCGATTGACGGTGTGACGGCTTTTGAGATTTCTGCCAATGGCGAAAAAGCGCTGTACCGCCAGGGATTCGGCAATTGGGTGATTGGGGCAACAGCGACGCTCGGAGCGCCTGCGCCTCCGGGATCGCCCACTGCGCCCCACGTCCTGAAAACCTCTGATATGGAAGTTCGCGTGGATCCGCAAATTGAATGGCGGCAGATGTACAACGAAGTCTGGCGCAACGAACGCGATTTCTTCTACGACAAAAACCTGCACGGGTTGAATCTGGAAGAAATGAAGAAACGCTACGCGCCGTACGTCGAAGCCGTCGCGCATCGCAGCGATCTGACCTATCTGTTCACCGAAATGCTGAACCAGTTGACCGTCGGCCATATGTTCATCGGCGGCGGAGATCAACAGCGTCCGAACTTTGTGCCCGGCGGATTGCTCGGCGCGGATTTCAAGATTGAAAATGGACGCTACCGGTTCGCCAAAGTCTTCAATGGAGAGAACTGGAATCCGCAACTGCGCGCGCCACTGACCCAACCCGGCGTCAACGTCAAAGAAGGCGAATATCTGTTGGCCGTCGGCGGGCGAGAGCTTCGCGCGACCGACAACGTGTTCAGCTTCTTTGAATCCAAGGCGAACAAACAGGTGCTGATTAAAGTCGGGCCGAATGCGGATGGCACAGGTTCGCGCGAAGTGACCGTTGTGCCGGTCGCCAGCGAACAGGGCTTGCGCAATCTGGCCTGGATTGAAGGCAATCGCCGCAAGGTGGATCAACTTTCCGGCGGCAAACTGGCGTACGTTTACATGCCGAATACAGGTGGCGGCGGTTACGACAGCTTCAACCGCTACTTTTTCTCGCAGACGAACAAAAACGGCGTGTTGATTGACGAGCGCTTCAACAGCGGCGGATTGCTGGCCGATTACGTCGTGCAGATTCTGGGTCGCCAACAACTCAGCAACATCCATTACCGCGAAGGCAGTCAGGATGTGCCGGTTCCTGCGGGCGGAATTTACGGTCCCAAAGCGATGCTGATTAACGAAATGGCGGGTTCCGGCGGCGACGCCATGCCGTGGTATTTCAAAAAATCGAAGCTTGGCCCGCTGGTTGGGAAACGCACCTGGGGCGGATTGATCGCCGCATTTGGCGCTCCGCCGTTGATGGATGGCGGCGGACACACTGCGCCCGACGCGGCGATTTACGGGCTGGACGGCGAATGGGAAGTTGAAAACGCAGGCGTTGGACCCGACATTGAGGTCGAATTCGATCCCGCAGCCTGGCGGCAGGGACGTGATCCGCAGCTTGAACGCGCCGTCGAGTATCTGCTCGATGAATTGAAGAAGAATCCGCCGAAGCAATACAAGCTGCCGGAATTTCCGAACTATCACAAAAATGCCGTGCCAATGCCCGCCGGACAAAGTGCGAAGGGCAATCAGAAATAA
- a CDS encoding DUF1080 domain-containing protein, with product MVGDWMVVEDGGKKVYAVDGRKWLRGNPARGLAEKARTIYGSKHEDFVDNVKAFAYFPISVAKDIDDFQNGEISVKFKMISGQLDKCSGILFNVKPNGDYLAVRFNGKEDNLVLWTFKQGKRSFVKKGIENVPLELGKWYDIKVAIHGAQIEGYLNGKKLLDYTWSEPIAGKIGLWSKTDSVSYFDEYTVTPMAK from the coding sequence ATGGTCGGCGACTGGATGGTAGTCGAAGACGGCGGCAAGAAAGTGTATGCCGTAGATGGTCGCAAATGGTTGCGCGGCAATCCGGCACGAGGGTTGGCTGAAAAGGCGCGTACGATTTACGGCTCCAAACATGAAGATTTCGTGGACAACGTTAAAGCCTTTGCCTATTTCCCGATTTCCGTCGCCAAAGACATTGACGATTTTCAGAATGGTGAAATCAGCGTGAAATTCAAGATGATTTCCGGCCAGTTGGATAAATGCTCCGGGATTTTATTCAACGTCAAACCCAACGGCGATTATCTGGCGGTGCGGTTCAACGGCAAAGAAGACAATCTGGTACTGTGGACGTTCAAACAGGGCAAACGCAGCTTCGTCAAGAAAGGCATTGAAAATGTGCCGCTGGAACTTGGCAAATGGTACGACATCAAAGTCGCGATTCACGGCGCGCAAATCGAAGGATATTTGAACGGCAAGAAGTTGCTTGATTACACATGGTCGGAACCGATTGCGGGCAAAATCGGGTTGTGGTCAAAAACCGACAGCGTCAGTTACTTTGACGAATACACCGTGACGCCCATGGCCAAGTAA
- a CDS encoding EF-hand domain-containing protein produces the protein MSKRTGIYLLALVAGLIGVIGYAQEGRGPGGRGGRDMMRMMPVMAALDADGDGVISAEEINNAPAALRKLDKNGDGKLTEDELRPNFPPGGPGGRGFGDRGGPGGPTPDEIVKQLLEFDKNGDGQLSKSEVPERMSGLFERGDTNKDGVLSKEELRKLAEAQASRAPREERDEHNEREGRPSRPPINQ, from the coding sequence ATGAGCAAACGAACTGGAATTTATTTATTGGCGCTAGTGGCTGGGCTGATTGGCGTCATCGGGTATGCGCAAGAAGGCCGTGGACCCGGAGGACGCGGCGGCCGCGATATGATGCGCATGATGCCGGTGATGGCTGCGCTCGACGCCGATGGTGACGGCGTGATTTCTGCCGAAGAGATCAACAACGCTCCGGCTGCGTTACGGAAGCTGGACAAAAACGGTGATGGCAAGTTGACCGAAGACGAATTGCGCCCGAACTTTCCTCCCGGCGGCCCCGGAGGTCGTGGCTTCGGTGACCGCGGCGGCCCGGGCGGACCCACTCCGGATGAGATCGTCAAGCAGTTGTTGGAATTCGACAAAAACGGGGACGGCCAGCTTTCCAAATCCGAAGTCCCCGAACGGATGAGCGGCCTGTTTGAACGCGGTGACACCAACAAAGACGGCGTGTTGTCCAAAGAAGAATTGCGCAAGTTGGCCGAAGCGCAAGCCAGTCGCGCTCCGCGTGAAGAACGCGACGAGCATAATGAACGCGAAGGCCGTCCATCGCGCCCTCCGATCAACCAATAA
- a CDS encoding PepSY-associated TM helix domain-containing protein codes for METTPAHSHTAFKRRVASLTRWLHIYLSMASFAILFFFAVTGLTLNHAEWFGAQPRMVQQKGNVETKWIKAPDAEVDKLAVVEHLRNTHGIKGALSDFRMDDSQVSVSFKGPGYAADAFINRETGEYDLTETRSGFVAIINDLHKGRDTGKTWSLMIDLSAVLMTFVSLTGIVLLWFVKRRRFSGFILAGVCAVICYLIYLLLIP; via the coding sequence ATGGAAACGACTCCTGCTCATTCACACACTGCGTTCAAACGCCGCGTGGCTTCATTGACACGCTGGCTCCATATTTACCTTTCGATGGCGAGTTTCGCCATCCTGTTTTTCTTTGCTGTGACGGGGTTGACGCTGAACCACGCGGAATGGTTTGGCGCTCAGCCTCGCATGGTGCAGCAAAAAGGCAACGTCGAAACCAAATGGATCAAAGCGCCAGATGCTGAGGTGGACAAACTGGCCGTGGTTGAACACCTGCGCAACACGCACGGCATCAAAGGCGCGCTGAGCGATTTCCGTATGGACGATTCGCAGGTTTCAGTTTCGTTCAAAGGCCCTGGATATGCTGCGGACGCCTTCATCAATCGGGAAACCGGCGAATACGATTTGACGGAAACCCGTAGCGGGTTTGTCGCCATTATCAACGACCTGCATAAGGGACGGGACACAGGGAAAACCTGGTCATTGATGATTGACCTGTCAGCAGTGTTGATGACCTTTGTTTCGCTGACCGGCATTGTCTTGCTCTGGTTTGTGAAACGACGCCGGTTCAGCGGGTTTATTTTGGCTGGAGTCTGCGCGGTGATCTGTTATTTGATCTATTTGTTGTTGATCCCGTAA